The genomic region TTCCAGAATGATCTTGTTAGGTCTAAAGTTGACCGGCTCTATTCCATTCAAGGAAGTATTCTGTCACTCTTTAGTTCGTGATGCTCAGGGTCGTAAGATGTCTAAGTCCTTGGGTAACGTTGTTGACCCATTGGATGTTATCTCTGGTATCAAGCTAGAGGATCTACATGCTAAATTGTTGCAAGGTAACTTAGATCCAAGAGAAGTCGAGAAGGCAAAGAATGGTCAAAAGGAATCTTACCCACACGGTATCCCAGAATGTGGTACTGATGCTTTGAGATTTGCTCTTTGTGCATACACCACTGGTGGTCGTGACATTAACTTGGATATTCTCCGTGTTGAAGGTTACAGAAAGTTCTGTAACAAGATCTACCAAGCTACCAAGTTTGCTTTGTTGAGATTGGGAGATGACTATAAACCACCAGCTTCTGAAGCTCTTTCTGGCAATGAATCCTTAGTTGAAAAATGGATCTTGCACGAATTGACTGAAACTGCCAAGAATGTCAACGAAGCATTTGAAAAGCGTGACTTCTTGAACTCCACCTCAGCCATCTATGAATTCTGGTATTTGGTCTGTGATGTTTACATTGAGAACTCCAAGTACTTGATTCAAGAAGGTACAGAAGTTCAACAAAAGTCTGCTAAGGATACCTTATATATCTTGATCGACAatgcattgaaaatgatcCATCCATTCATGCCTTTCATCTCTGAAGAAATGTGGCAACATCTACCAAGATACGCCAGCGAAACTTCTCCAACTATCGTTAAGAGCTCATACCCAACTTTCAAGGAAGAATTCCACAATCCAAGCGCTGCTAAGGAATACGAGCTAATCTTAAACGTCACAAAGGATGCTCGTTCCTTGTTGGCACAATATAACATCTTGAAAAACGGTAAGGTGTTTGTTGAATCTGCTAATGAATCATACTACTCCACTGTCCAATCTCAAAAAGATTCTATCGTCTCTTTGATTAAGGCAATCGATGAAGTTTCCGTTGTGAAATCTGCTGCTGATATCCCACAAGGTTGTGTGCTACAATCTGTCAACCCAGAAGTTAACGTGCATGTGCTTGTGAAGGGTCACGTCGATATCGATGCAGAAATCTCCAAGGTCCAAAAGAAGCTAGACAAGACTTTGAAGTCTAAATCTGCCATTGATAAGATTGTCAACAGCAGCGATTATGAACAAAAGGCCAATGACCAAGTGAAGcaattcaacaaagaaagatcaGAGCACGCTGCCGCTGAAATCGAAACCTTGGAAGCTACCATCGCTAACTTGGAAGCATTGAAGTTGTAGAATTGTTTTGTTATTTGTCCAATAGATTAGATTACTCTCTCTGCCGCTGCTAATGCGAATTATATAAATgcaaatatatataaattgTATATAAAGATGATAACGTTAATTATAAAGTTAATTTATAAAGAACCATGGGTGCAGGTATACCCACTACTGTCTCCAGACGAAATCTTTGGCGACTTTATCCTTGATCACTGATCTCAACTCTGTGTATAACCGTATACACTCTTTCTCACCTGTTTCTAACACTTTAAACAACTGTGACTCGTCAAAGCTGCCTAAActatcaagaagaagcagGTTCCTGACATCTATATCCCCGTTCTCATTCGTGCCCAGCTCTAGACAGTATACGTGGACCGATTCACATTTAGCTAGCTGCGATTCTGTTGGGTTCACCACCAGCTGCTTCCCTTCAGTGGTAATACCAATACAAGTACCAGAACACATACTGAGTAACGGTACACCAGCATCCACCAATGCGAGCACCGCTGCGTTAACACATACACTGACTTCTTTCACAGTATAATCCCTGCTTTCTCCCGCTTCTAATACTTGGAGACATATCTGCACAAATTGACGTGGATGCAAGTATCTCGCAAGCACTGGGGTCAACACAGAACGGATCTGATCTTCCATTAACTTTTCCCTCGTACTCTGTACGCCTTCAGCAGGCTTCACGATGATCTCTAATGCAAGTTGTGTGGGCAACTCTTGCCTAGACTTAGGTTCCATGGGTCCCGAAACAGAACAGATAACTTTAGTTCCGCTGTTTGAAACAACAGAAGAGCCATCAACATGGCCCAAAACATGCGTCGTAGTCTCCATCTTGGCTAGAAAATTACTATAGGTACAATATAACAATCAATACGCAGTCGGTATAGACGGTAATGAGCCACTACAGTCCCTCTTTCCCcatcttttgaatgttATGTCAggatgagatgagatgagcttcaaattcagaaatttttcacttttagGATACGCAATGAATAGATATGAAACTAAGAGGTTGGAGATGCAATGCAATTGATGTGCCAGAGACCCTTTTAGCAGGGCATGTATGTGGTAATTTATAAATAAGGAGATTGTGTGTAGGTCTGGCTTCATTTAAGTTCTGAGAAGGGAGCGAGAGACCAGCATTCAGTGAATCTTCAATCCATCAAGAGAGAGGGATTTATTTAATGACGAAGAGAGAATGAACACTGGCATAAGGAAAGACCATCTCAGGAAAGGTGAAACGGTATCATGGTACAATTCAGTGATTGCTGGTTCTGTTTCTGGGGTATTTGCTAGGATGGCAACTGCACCAATGGATACTGTAAAAATACGATATCAGTTACAACCGGTACAAGAGGACAAATATAAGGGAATTGCATCTACTGTGAGAACtataatgaaagaagaaggacTTCGAGCGTTATGGAAAGGAAACATCCCGGCGACGGCGATGTACGTTGTTTACGGTGCAGTACAATTCGGATCTTACTCGTGGTTCAACAACGTTTGGTCTGCGAAGTTCCCTCGGTTTTCACAGCAGGGACAAACGCTAACGGTCGGAGCGTTGGCAGGAATGACTAGTTCAGTGGTATCTTACCCGCTAGATTTGCTTCGGACAAGACTTATAGCAAACAGAACGAGCCATCGGACCAGTGTCGCAGAGGAGTGCCGACAAATGTGGCTCAATGAAGGTGTACGAGGTTTTTTCACTGGAATATCCACTGCGATGACAACGGTTACTTTATCCACGGCTATCATGTTTCTCACATATGAGACCGTGAATATAGTCTGTGAAAACCACGAGAAAGAATTCT from Kluyveromyces lactis strain NRRL Y-1140 chromosome D complete sequence harbors:
- the RRP46 gene encoding exosome non-catalytic core subunit RRP46 (similar to uniprot|P53256 Saccharomyces cerevisiae YGR095C RRP46 Ribosomal RNA Processing Putative 3'->5' exoribonuclease component of exosome complex of 3'->5' exonucleases); the protein is METTTHVLGHVDGSSVVSNSGTKVICSVSGPMEPKSRQELPTQLALEIIVKPAEGVQSTREKLMEDQIRSVLTPVLARYLHPRQFVQICLQVLEAGESRDYTVKEVSVCVNAAVLALVDAGVPLLSMCSGTCIGITTEGKQLVVNPTESQLAKCESVHVYCLELGTNENGDIDVRNLLLLDSLGSFDESQLFKVLETGEKECIRLYTELRSVIKDKVAKDFVWRQ
- the TPC1 gene encoding thiamine transporter TPC1 (similar to uniprot|P53257 Saccharomyces cerevisiae YGR096W TPC1 Tpc1p is a transporter that catalyzes the uptake of the essential cofactor thiamine pyrophosphate (ThPP) into mitochondria it is located in the mitochondrial membrane and its expression appears to be regulated by carbon source), with product MNTGIRKDHLRKGETVSWYNSVIAGSVSGVFARMATAPMDTVKIRYQLQPVQEDKYKGIASTVRTIMKEEGLRALWKGNIPATAMYVVYGAVQFGSYSWFNNVWSAKFPRFSQQGQTLTVGALAGMTSSVVSYPLDLLRTRLIANRTSHRTSVAEECRQMWLNEGVRGFFTGISTAMTTVTLSTAIMFLTYETVNIVCENHEKEFWSRPVSASSGIIAGFVSKTMVFPIDTLRRRMQVMNSKRTVHFTKFPAVYHEYRYKSSTAIIYKILRQEGVSALYRGLTMGLCKSVPTTAISLFVYERTMDLFDHGQRWGRSP